The following is a genomic window from Miltoncostaea oceani.
CCCCTGCTCGATCGACACCGGCACGGCCCGCAGGGCCTCCCGGCTCGAGATGATCACGATCGGCAGCACCAGCAGCGCCAGGGTGAGCCCACCGGCGAGCAGGGACTTCTGCAGGCCGATGAACGTCACGAAGATCGCGAGGCCGAGCAGCCCGTAGATGATCGACGGGACGGCCGCGAGGTTCGAGATGTTCACCTCCACCGCCCGGTTCACGGGCGGGCCGATGCGGCTCCACGCGAACGCGGCGCGCACGCCGACGCGGCGCAGGACCAGCGCGGCCCCGCCGGTGCCGTCCGCCTCCATCTCGTGCAGGCGGCGCTGGCGGGCGTAGGCGGTCGACAGGAGCTGCTCGCGGCCGATGGCGGCGAACTTCTCGAGGTAGATCGCCGCGGCGAAGCCGACGGGGATCGCGACGGCGAACGTCAGGAGCATCAGCACCAGCGACCCGCGGAGCGCCGAGTTGAAGCCGGCGCGCGAGGCGCGCGAGGAGACGGGGTCGGTGAGGAAGTCCCAGGTGAGGGTCGCCCAGCCCGACTGGACGATCGAGACGCCGAGCCACGCGAGCACGGAGAGGGCGATGAGCACCGCGCTGAGGACGGCGGCGTGGAAGAGGGCGTCCGCGGGGCGGGGCCGCTTGCGCCGCAGCGGGCGCACCGCGGCGGAGTCGGCGACACGGGGGACGTCGGTGGCCATCGTGCCCCCCCTACTGGTAGACGGTCCGGAAGCGGCGCACGAAGCGCACCGCGACCAGGTTGATGGCCAGGGTCACCACGAAGAGCACGATCCCGACGGCGAAGATCGAGGTGTACTGGGTGCTGCCGCGGGTCGCCT
Proteins encoded in this region:
- a CDS encoding PstA family ABC transporter permease; the encoded protein is MATDVPRVADSAAVRPLRRKRPRPADALFHAAVLSAVLIALSVLAWLGVSIVQSGWATLTWDFLTDPVSSRASRAGFNSALRGSLVLMLLTFAVAIPVGFAAAIYLEKFAAIGREQLLSTAYARQRRLHEMEADGTGGAALVLRRVGVRAAFAWSRIGPPVNRAVEVNISNLAAVPSIIYGLLGLAIFVTFIGLQKSLLAGGLTLALLVLPIVIISSREALRAVPVSIEQGAMALGATRWQAVSRQVVPAAIPGMLTGTILAMSRALGESAPLIVVGGVAFGTQVPSVNPLDANETPLFAMPLQIFDWTDRPQEAFQELAAAGIIVLLVVLVLMNAVAIFLRAKYSRRW